In Xylocopa sonorina isolate GNS202 chromosome 3, iyXylSono1_principal, whole genome shotgun sequence, one genomic interval encodes:
- the LOC143422319 gene encoding beta-1,4-glucuronyltransferase 1 gives MHGARGQRQGLARTDFAIRLPPSGEVCLACQHTSMVQFGCRPWNLSLTSVVVLALSNMLLTFLLLQSETCIPDEMPRDLESNGITEWNLGTLIKEQQQLQLQQQQQSDCVTQDYQPLSVDANGLKLNIKLGRWDGRRMFRTFDHVLVGSSFVELSQAYRVCLATQSSVEKLHSIVQAAHHWTGPMSVALYAAGDEEFEVLQKYLVYLRRCYEPIRERVTFSLAVPKVRSPKKQPREFELPELVDCAKPEGTLNELMSGISNEQTNWRIRNVYPQNHMRNLARKNCQSDYVFLADVDIVPSFNLTGALDEFLRADTCDKCAYVIPTYELDSRVRFPPNKTDLVRLARKGLARPFHQKVFIHNQFATNFTRWLLDTSPNHKNYGYVKTGKVYVSHDVTNFEFLYEPFYVAKDTVPAHDERFMGYGYTRNTQVYEMYVAGWQFKVLSPVFTVHWGLQTRKTRPAWRERQNSANRKHFETFKKEVFARYMRDPLKMMKNAN, from the exons ATGCACGGGGCGCGTGGCCAGCGGCAGGGGTTGGCACGGACTGACTTCGCCATCAGGCTGCCGCCAAGCGGGGAGGTCTGTCTCGCGTGCCAGCACACATCAATGGTTCAG TTCGGATGTCGACCATGGAACCTCAGTCTGACCAGCGTGGTTGTTCTGGCCCTTTCCAATATGCTGTTGACTTTCCTGTTGCTGCAGTCGGAGACTTGCATCCCGGACGAGATGCCCAGAGATTTGGAATCAAACGGCATAACCGAATGGAACCTTGGCACTTTAATCAAGGAGCAGCAACAGTTGCAgctgcagcaacagcagcagtcgGACTGCGTCACGCAGGATTACCAGCCCCTGTCAGTTGACGCGAACGGGTTAAAGTTGAACATAAAGCTCGGTCGTTGGGATGGCCGTAGGATGTTTCGAACGTTCGACCACGTCCTCGTCGGGTCCAGTTTCGTCGAGCTGTCGCAGGCGTACCGCGTCTGCTTGGCCACGCAGAGCTCCGTGGAGAAATTGCACTCGATCGTCCAGGCCGCCCATCATTGGACCGGGCCAATGTCCGTGGCCCTCTACGCGGCTGGTGACGAAGAGTTCGAGGTCCTCCAGAAGTACCTGGTCTACCTGAGGAGATGCTACGAGCcgatacgagagagagttaCGTTTTCTTTGGCCGTGCCAAAGGTCAGATCGCCGAAGAAGCAGCCGCGCGAGTTCGAGCTACCCGAGCTGGTCGATTGTGCCAAACCGGAAGGGACGTTGAACGAGTTGATGAGCGGGATCTCGAACGAGCAGACCAACTGGCGGATACGTAACGTCTATCCCCAAAACCACATGAGGAATCTGGCCAGGAAGAATTGCCAGTCCGACTACGTGTTCCTGGCGGACGTCGATATTGTCCCGAGTTTCAACCTGACCGGCGCCCTGGACGAATTCCTGAGGGCAGATACCTGTGATAAGTGCGCCTACGTGATACCGACGTACGAGCTGGACTCACGCGTCAGGTTCCCGCCGAATAAAACCGATCTGGTTAGACTGGCGAGGAAGGGGTTGGCCAGGCCGTTCCATCAGAAGGTCTTCATCCACAATCAGTTCGCCACTAATTTTACCAG ATGGCTGCTGGATACTTCTCCGAATCACAAGAACTATGGGTACGTGAAGACCGGTAAAGTGTACGTCAGTCACGACGTGACGAATTTCGAATTTCTCTACGAGCCCTTCTACGTGGCGAAGGATACAGTTCCTGCTCACGATGAGAGGTTCATGGGCTATGGATATACCAGAAACACTCAG GTATACGAAATGTACGTGGCAGGGTGGCAATTCAAGGTCCTGTCCCCGGTGTTCACCGTTCACTGGGGCCTGCAGACCAGGAAGACCAGACCAGCTTGGCGCGAGCGACAAAACAGCGCCAACAGGAAACACTTCGAGACGTTCAAGAAGGAGGTCTTCGCTCGTTACATGCGCGATCCTCTGAAGATGATGAAGAACGCCAACTGA
- the LOC143433492 gene encoding uncharacterized protein LOC143433492: MSVYSTDSLEDVNETSPRDQNSLHGNIDGGSNETTPSTGTDKDTGTAGSRNAIIANRGLADASNQRRLASSRDGKRDVMDRLKRNSADSSKRQGEESGSNKRIAARCSKRFSKTFLTRRSCCPKDNPMPMKPDKKLGNVLPPEIQQARKPRSYLELYRRRFSGPQYNARSPEGSTLSVCGDSEREQLSDDDARSLGTPRDDQSELSFYRRIIEGSTDPLVSDARSTGTVRRQAPKGSNTVSTGPNAAKQDTTDDKSKKSLGYRPYTIEEYKTLSIPKLDRSLGPDKVEMQAKREWLMRRRSYGNSVSARNRQRILLQTHRSKSAVAIAEKCFLPPLKGQEVDAKTQTDSMSLTAFDGQKSVQKRNNANRSRYQKKNRNACKISSSRKSKKFERTSSFCPSLKSFDAIDDSYLESLRQRHLYEKQMVDRIIHQAFELSAQRAFPIVR, encoded by the exons ATGTCAGTGTATTCCACGGATTCGCTAGAGGATGTTAACGAAACCTCTCCAAGGGACCAGAATTCTCTACACGGAAACATTG ATGGCGGATCTAATGAAACCACGCCGAGCACTGGTACCGACAAAGACACGGGGACAGCCGGTAGTAGGAATGCGATAATTGCGAACAGAGGACTCGCAGACGCGTCCAACCAGCGACGCCTGGCGTCTTCAAGGGACGGGAAACGGGACGTCATGGATCGCCTTAAGAGAAAC AGCGCAGACAGCTCGAAGCGGCAAGGAGAGGAATCCGGTAGCAATAAAAGGATCGCTGCAAGGTGTTCCAAGCGTTTCTCGAAGACGTTCCTAACGAGACGAAGCTGCTGCCCCAAGGACAATCCGATGCCTATGAAGCCGGACAAAAAGCTTGGAAACGTGCTTCCCCCGGAGATCCAGCAGGCGAGAAAGCCACGGTCCTATTTGGAGCTTTATCGTCGGAGATTCA GTGGACCGCAATACAATGCCCGATCCCCGGAGGGTTCCACCTTGTCGGTTTGCGGGGACAGCGAACGAGAGCAGCTCAGTGACGACGATGCACGTTCGTTGGGCACCCCGAGGGACGATCAAAGCGAGTTGAGTTTTTATCGGCGTATAATCGAGGGATCCACCGATCCTCTGGTCTCTGATGCCCGATCCACGGGTACAGTGCGTCGACAAGCGCCCAAAGGATCGAACACCGTCTCCACTGGCCCGAACGCCGCTAAGCAGGACACGACCGACGATAAATCGAAGAAGAGTCTCGGTTACAGGCCGTACACCATCGAGGAGTACAAGACTTTATCGATACCGAAGCTCGATCGATCTCTTGGGCCCGATAAAGTTGAGATGCAGGCAAAG AGAGAGTGGCTGATGCGGCGAAGGTCATACGGGAACTCAGTTAGCGCCCGTAATCGCCAGCGGATACTGCTCCAGACACACAGGTCCAAG TCGGCAGTTGCCATTGCTGAAAAATGCTTCTTGCCTCCCTTGAAGGGTCAGGAGGTCGATGCAAAG ACACAAACTGATTCGATGTCTTTGACCGCTTTCGACGGACAAAAGAGTGTCCAGAAAAGGAATAACGCAAACAGAAGCAGATATCAAAAGAAAAACCGCAACGCTTGCAAAATATCGTCGTCGAGAAAGTCTAAGAAATTTGAACGAACGTCGAGTTTCTGTCCGTCGCTAAAGTCGTTTGATGCCATTGACGATTCATACTTAGAATCCCTAAGGCAACGTCATCTTTACGAGAAGCAGATGGTGGATCGTATTATACACCAAGCATT CGAACTATCAGCACAACGTGCATTTCCAATTGTTCGTTAA
- the LOC143433553 gene encoding uncharacterized protein LOC143433553 — MAKKVKKNVSNAKETNKNVDQKKLSKKKVTEDAKNERKPAIVKARNLKFKSKNKKNKVIKAVKKIRGNKENGTSVNFLNPDIAKVVDLKNKKGQNQSKNKKGQNQGKNNKGQNQIQNKKNQIQVQSKKQQFNSNKQKQKKQNKKNKISGQSKNKINNNEQKPVKRTRSRSIEPKMKQKQEMNDKTAKLNSVLTKKMKRKINKTLNASTQKSQVTITKEHNLDVARLKKLLANKEKEKIKKKIIVKPQSLRQKMMSKLKSSRFRYLNETLYNNASSESKKYFKNDPDAFKAYHDGYNQQVEQWPLNPLDVIISSIKKMPKQYIIADFGCGEGRLAASVPHKVHSFDFVSLNENVTVCDIAHTPLLTNGVHVVVFCLSLMGTNLKDYIIEANRVLKKDGILKIAEVESRFDQVEDFIKTISNYGFKHTGKDLSHNLFYFLDFKKEKDISGKKNKLPPITLKPCLYKKR; from the exons ATGGCAAAAAAAGTGAAGAAAAACGTCTCCAATGCGAAGGAAACGAATAAAAACGTTGACCAGAAGAAACTTTCG AAAAAAAAGGTAACGGAAGATGCGAAAAATGAACGTAAACCTGCCATTGTGAAGGCTcgaaatttaaaatttaaaagcaaaaataaaaagaataaagTAATTAAGGCTGTTAAGAAAATACGTGGGAATAAGGAAAATGGTACCTCTGTTAATTTTTTAAACCCTGACATTGCTAAAGTGGTAGACTTAAAAAATAAGAAAGGCCAGAATCAAAGTAAAAATAAGAAAGGCCAAAATCAAGGTAAAAACAACAAAGGTCAAAATCAAATTCAAAATAAGAAAAATCAAATTCAAGTCCAAAGCAAGAAGCAACAGTTTAATAGTAACAAACAGAAACAGAAAAAGCAAAATAAGAAAAATAAGATTTCTGGCCAGTCTAAGAATAAAATCAACAATAACGAACAGAAGCCTGTAAAAAGAACAAGATCTAGAAGCATAGAACCAAAAATGAAACAAAAACAAGAGATGAATGATAAAACAGCAAAATTAAACTCTGTTTTAACTAAAAAGATGAAacgaaaaattaataaaactttGAATGCTTCTACCCAAAAAAGTCAAGTGACGATTACAAAAGAGCATAACTTAGATGTTGCACGATTGAAaaaattgcttgctaataaagagaaagaaaagataaagaagaaaataattgtGAAACCACAATCTTTAAGGCAAAAAATGATGAGCAAATTGAAATCTTCTAGATTTAGATAtttaaatgaaacactttataataATGCAAGTTCAGAATCTAAAAAGTATTTTAAAAATGATCCCGATGCGTTCAAAGCATATCACGATGGATATAATCAGCAAGTTGAACAGTGGCCTTTGAACCCTCTTGATGTCATAATATCTTCAATTAAAAAGAT GCCGAAACAGTACATAATTGCTGATTTTGGATGTGGAGAAGGAAGGCTTGCTGCTTCAGTTCCCCATAAAGTACACTCTTTTGAttttgtttctttaaacgaaaaTGTAACTGTATGTGATATAGCACATACTCCTTTACTGACAAATGGTGTACATGTAGTTGTATTTTGCTTGTCCCTTATGGGAACTAATCTTAAGGATTACATTATTGAagcgaatagagttctaaaaaaaGA tgGTATTTTAAAAATAGCCGAAGTCGAAAGTCGATTTGATCAAGTAGAAGATTTTATAAAAACGATAAGCAATTATGGTTTTAAACATACAGGGAAAGATTTATCTCACAACTTGTTTTATTTTTTGGATTTCAAAAAAGAAAAGGATATTAGcggtaaaaaaaataaattaccTCCTATTACTTTAAAACCATGTTTGTACAAAAAGCGATAA